The following proteins are encoded in a genomic region of Oryza brachyantha chromosome 11, ObraRS2, whole genome shotgun sequence:
- the LOC121055681 gene encoding receptor-like protein EIX1 codes for ERDALLAFKEGIVGDPAGLLRSWRRQLQDCCRWRGVRCDSRTGHVVKLHLRNDHGDTETALVGEIGRSLISLEHLRYLDLSMNNLAGPTGRLPEFLGSMKSLRCLNLSGTMFSGVVPPQLGNLSNLKYLDLSGMSLSSASMAPSLYSRDVSWLAQLSRLQYLNLDGVNLSTVLDWPHVLNMIPSLKVVSLSSCSLQTADQSLPQFNFRQLQMLDLSYNYFIHTAESSWIWNLTSLKYLNLSSTSLYGDIPDKLGNMMSLQVLDFSYNDVHEDSMGMSVSRKGNMCSMKANLKKLCNLEFLDLDYRLAYGDITEIFESLPQCIPSKLKEIHLAGNNITGMLPNWIWRLTSLVTLDLYKNKITGEVPPEVGMLKNLSNLYLHFNHMTGAITEKHFEHLMSLKSLYLCYNDLKIMIDPEWLPPFKLEKAYFASVWMGPSFPRWLQSQVDIVALAMNDAGINDTFPEWFSTTFSKAKLLEFPGNQITGALPTNMENMSLEKFYLNSNQIAGQIPLMPTNLTVLDISNNSLSGLLPPNIGSPKLSELNLLSNHITGPVPQSICELKNLKGLDLSNNLLDGEFPQCSGMSTMSFLRLSNNSLSGGFPSFLQGWTELNFLDLSSNKFSASPNLEISLTWIFPAIVYQVHCLSIWQI; via the exons GAGAGGGACGCGCTGCTGGCGTTCAAGGAAGGCATCGTCGGAGACCCTGCAGGCCTCCTCCGCTCATGGCGACGGCAGCTGCAGGACTGCTGCCGATGGAGAGGCGTCCGGTGCGACAGCCGGACCGGCCATGTCGTCAAGCTTCACCTGCGCAACGATCATGGCGACACCGAAACGGCTCTAGTCGGGGAGATAGGCCGTTCTCTGATCTCACTGGAGCATCTGAGGTATCTTGATCTCAGCATGAACAACTTGGCAGGTCCAACCGGACGTCTCCCGGAGTTCTTGGGCTCCATGAAGAGCTTGAGATGTTTGAACCTCTCCGGCACAATGTTCTCCGGCGTGGTGCCACCTCAGCTCGGTAATCTTTCGAACCTGAAATATCTTGATCTCTCCGGCATGAGCTTGTCCAGCGCTAGCATGGCGCCATCTCTGTACTCCAGGGATGTTTCATGGCTAGCACAGTTATCCAGGTTGCAATATCTGAACCTTGATGGGGTAAACCTTAGCACAGTACTTGATTGGCCTCATGTTCTGAACATGATTCCTTCACTGAAGGTTGTTAGTCTTTCTTCTTGCTCACTTCAAACTGCAGACCAGTCTCTCCCACAGTTTAATTTCAGACAACTACAGATGCTTGATCTTTCTTACAATTACTTTATCCACACAGCTGAATCTAGTTGGATTTGGAACTTAACATCTCTCAAGTATCTGAATCTCAGTTCGACTAGTTTGTACGGTGATATACCGGATAAGCTAGGAAACATGATGTCCCTCCAAGTTCTTGATTTCTCATACAATGATGTTCATGAGGATAGCATGGGCATGAGTGTCTCAAGGAAAGGCAACATGTGCAGCATGAAAGCAAACTTGAAAAAGCTATGCAATTTGGAGTTTCTAGACCTTGATTACAGACTAGCATATGGGGATATTACAGAGATATTTGAGAGTTTACCACAGTGTATTCCCAGCAAACTGAAGGAGATTCATTTAGCTGGCAACAATATAACAGGGATGCTGCCAAACTGGATATGGAGGCTAACAAGCTTAGTCACTCTTGACCtgtacaaaaacaaaatcactGGAGAGGTCCCTCCTGAGGTAGGTATGCTCAAAAATCTATCCAATCTGTACCTGCATTTCAATCACATGACAGGTGCTATCACAGAGAAGCATTTTGAGCATCTAATGAGCTTGAAGTCATTATATTTGTGTTACAATGACTTGAAGATCATGATAGATCCTGAATGGTTACCTCCCTTCAAACTAGAGAAGGCCTACTTTGCATCTGTTTGGATGGGTCCCTCATTTCCTAGATGGCTTCAGTCACAGGTGGATATTGTTGCACTTGCTATGAATGATGCTGGAATAAATGACACATTTCCAGAGTGGTTCTCCACAACATTTTCAAAGGCCAAGTTGCTGGAATTCCCAGGCAATCAAATTACGGGTGCATTGCCAACAAATATGGAAAACATGTCATTGGAGAAATTTTATCTGAATTCGAACCAAATAGCAGGCCAAATTCCTCTCATGCCAACAAACCTCACTGTACTAGATATATCAAACAACTCTTTGTCAGGACTTCTTCCACCAAATATTGGATCTCCAAAATTATCTGAGTTGAACCTGTTATCCAACCATATCACTGGTCCTGTTCCACAATCCATTTGTGAATTAAAGAATTTAAAAGGGCTGGACTTATCCAACAATCTACTTGATGGTGAATTTCCTCAATGTTCTGGGATGAGCACGATGTCATTTTTACGTCTGAGTAACAATAGCTTATCCGGAGGCTTCCCATCATTTCTTCAGGGTTGGACAGAATTAAACTTCCTGGATCTATCATCCAATAAATTCTCAG CATCACCAAACTTGGAAATCTCTCTCACTTGGATCTTTCCAGCAATAGTTTATCAGGTCCACTGCCTCAGCATTTGGCAAATTTGA
- the LOC102720189 gene encoding receptor-like protein EIX2, with the protein MFERRYYTKEREERLSGCDYKSLVIMKGQELEYNEENVTVVTIDLSSNFLTGVIPENITFLRGLINLNLSRNYLSGKIPFKIGDMRSLESLDLSKNRLDGEIPQSISDLTSLSFLNLSCNNLAGRVPSGTQLGTLIDQHPYDGNDGLCGPPLPKSCSSNGAASKQGHLTTRGEPGFDALPFSVGVVMGFMAGLWMVFYALLFKKSWRVAYFCLLDKMYDEVCAMVVVGWEKVTGREGEGLWMSQVSWSS; encoded by the coding sequence ATGTTTGAAAGGCGATATTATACCAAAGAGCGTGAAGAGAGGCTATCTGGATGTGACTACAAATCTCTTGTGATCATGAAGGGCCAGGAGCTTGAGTACAATGAAGAAAATGTGACAGTGGTGACCATTGACTTGTCCTCAAACTTCTTGACCGGTGTCATCCCTGAAAACATTACTTTTCTTCGTGGACTGATAAATCTGAATCTATCGAGAAACTATTTGAGCGGCAAGATTCCATTCAAGATTGGGGATATGAGGTCATTGGAATCGCTCGACCTCTCGAAGAACAGGCTCGATGGTGAAATCCCACAAAGCATTTCTGACTTAACGTCTTTAAGCTTCCTAAACCTTTCTTGCAACAATCTTGCTGGGAGAGTACCATCAGGGACACAGCTTGGAACCCTAATTGACCAGCATCCATACGACGGCAACGACGGTCTCTGTGGGCCTCCTCTCCCCAAGAGCTGTTCCAGCAATGGTGCTGCCTCGAAGCAAGGTCACCTGACGACGAGAGGTGAACCAGGTTTCGACGCGCTGCCATTTTCTGTCGGAGTTGTGATGGGGTTCATGGCGGGTCTCTGGATGGTCTTCTATGCTCTTTTGTTCAAGAAATCATGGAGGGTTGCTTACTTCTGCCTCTTGGACAAGATGTACGATGAGGTTTGTGCGATGGTGGTTGTTGGCTGGGAAAAAGTGACAGGAAGGGAAGGTGAAGGATTGTGGATGTCGCAGGTTTCGTGGTCGTCCTAA
- the LOC102719908 gene encoding long chain acyl-CoA synthetase 2: protein MEEMYTVKVGEATPAAGGKPSAGPVYRSIYARDGLMQLPEDILSPWDFFSGAVKQYPKNKMLGQRKVSDGKAGDYAWLTYEQVNQKVLKIGSAIRSLGVKPGGHCGIYGSNCPEWIMAMQACNSQGVCYVPLYDTLGANAVEFIMDHAEISIAFVQESKIKSVLSVVQKCRAHIKAIVSFGDMASELKRDAEQLGVSCFSWEEFSSMGKQNYELPKKQKDDICTIMYTSGTTGDPKGVIITNRALIAGVMTTEHLLKVTDKVVAEDDSYFSYLPLAHIFDQVIGNYCISKGASIGFWQGDIRYLMEDVQVMKPTVFCGVPRVYDRIYTGINQKIQSGGMIAKSLFQYAYNYKLGNLRKGLKQHEASPFFDKIVFSKIKEGLGGRIRLLLSGAAPLPRHIEEFIRVTSCSVLVQGYGLTESCSGCFTSIANVVSMIGTVGPPVTTIEARLESIPEMGYDALSNAPRGEICLRGDTLFSGYYKRPDLTEEVFSDGWFHTGDIGEWQPDGTMKIIDRKKNIFKLSQGEYVAVEVLESAYMQSPLVTSVWVYGNSFESFLVAVVVPEKQAIEDWAAQNNKTGDFAELCNDLKARMYIQDELNKTGKKLGLRGFEMLKAIHLETMPFSIEKDLVTPTFKLKRPQLLKYYKDRIDQLYKDAKMGTKQ, encoded by the exons atggagGAGATGTACACCGTGAAGGTGGGGGAAGCAactccggccgccggcggcaagcCGTCGGCCGGGCCCGTCTACCGGAGCATCTACGCCAGGGACGGCCTCATGCAGCTGCCTGAAGATATCCTGTCCCCTTGGGACTTCTTCAG TGGAGCAGTCAAGCAGTACCCCAAGAACAAGATGCTGGGCCAGCGCAAAGTTTCAGACGGCAAG gcCGGCGACTATGCCTGGCTAACATATGAACAAGTTAATCAGAAGGTCCTGAAAATAGGATCAGCCATAAGAAGCCTGGGTGTTAAGCCG GGTGGTCACTGTGGCATATATGGATCCAACTGTCCAGAATGGATTATGGCCATGCAG GCTTGCAACAGCCAAGGAGTATGCTATGTTCCATTGTATGACACCCTTG GTGCAAATGCAGTTGAATTCATAATGGATCATGCTGAGATCTCTATAGCATTTGTGCAGGAGAGCAAGATAAAATCA GTACTATCTGTAGTCCAGAAGTGCAGAGCTCACATCAAAG CCATTGTCAGCTTTGGAGATATGGCAAGTGAATTGAAAAGGGATGCTGAACAGTTAGGAGTATCTTGCTTTTCTTGGGAAGAATTTTCTTCAATG ggaaaacaaaattatgaacttcccaagaaacaaaaggatGACATCTGTACCATCATGTATACAAGTGGAACAACTGGAGACCCAAAGGGTGTGATAATCACAAACAGGGCTCTAATTGCTGGTGTAATGACCACAGAACATCTTCTGAAAGTGACAGACAAAGTG GTGGCTGAAGATGATTCCTACTTTTCCTATCTtccattagcacacatatttGATCAAGTAATTGGAAACTACTGCATTTCTAAAGGAGCCTCCATTGGATTCTGGCAAGGG GACATTAGGTATCTCATGGAGGATGTGCAAGTGATGAAACCAACAGTATTTTGTGGTGTTCCTCGTGTTTATGACCGTATATACACTG GTATTAATCAGAAAATCCAGTCTGGAGGGATGATAGCTAAAAGCCTTTTCCAGTATGCATACAACTA CAAACTTGGCAATTTGCGCAAAGGGTTGAAACAGCACGAAGCATCGccattttttgacaaaatagtTTTCAGCAAA ATAAAAGAAGGGCTTGGAGGCCGCATACGCCTCCTGCTATCAGGGGCAGCACCTTTGCCAAGACATATTGAAGAATTCATACGAGTTACCAGCTGCAGTGTCCTTGTACAAGGATATG GGCTAACTGAGAGTTGCTCAGGATGCTTTACATCAATTGCCAATGTGGTTTCAATGATTGGAACAGTCGGTCCTCCTGTGACGACGATCGAGGCGCGGTTAGAATCCATTCCAGAGATGGGGTACGACGCGCTCTCAAATGCGCCGAGGGGTGAGATCTGCTTGAGGGGTGACACCTTGTTCTCTGGGTACTACAAGCGCCCTGACCTCACAGAGGAAGTGTTCTCAGATGGTTGGTTCCATACAG GTGATATTGGAGAGTGGCAACCAGACGGCACGATGAAGATCATCGACAGAAAGAAGAACATTTTCAAGCTGTCCCAAGGGGAGTATGTAGCAGTGGAGGTCCTGGAAAGTGCATACATGCAGTCTCCTCTCGTTACATCG GTTTGGGTCTATGGAAACAGCTTTGAGTCCTTCCTTGTTGCTGTGGTTGTCCCTGAGAAGCAAGCAATTGAAGACTGGGCTGCACAAAACAACAAGACCGGTGACTTTGCAGAATTGTGCAACGATCTGAAGGCAAGAATGTACATTCAGGACGAGCTAAACAAAACCGGCAAAAAACTAGGG TTGAGAGGCTTTGAGATGCTGAAGGCAATTCACCTTGAGACAATGCCATTCAGCATAGAGAAGGACCTGGTGACTCCAACTTTTAAGCTCAAGAGACCCCAGTTGCTCAAATATTACAAG GATCGCATTGATCAGCTGTACAAGGATGCCAAAATGGGAACTAAACAGTGA